The following coding sequences are from one Musa acuminata AAA Group cultivar baxijiao chromosome BXJ2-4, Cavendish_Baxijiao_AAA, whole genome shotgun sequence window:
- the LOC135609841 gene encoding adenylyl-sulfate kinase 3-like isoform X2, giving the protein MVECHSLRCCGDMFAPPTTKLGFRHAVVPVGRWGGRRSGRLELSGLRPSLLRIQAALPGQESSPESAKRCCDSSAPGTSSYVLSTVGNSTNILWHECPVGKRERQKLLSQKGCVIWITGLSGSGKSTLACALSRELHYRGHLTYILDGDNVRHGLNRDLSFNGEDRAENIRRVGEVAKLFADAGLICIASLISPYRKERDACRAMLSDSSFIEVFLNIPLEVCEARDPKGLYKLARAGKIKGFTGVDDPYESPLDCEIVIQQI; this is encoded by the exons ATGGTCGAATGCCACTCGTTGCGCTGCTGTGGAGACATGTTCGCACCGCCAACGACGAAGCTAGGGTTCCGCCACGCCGTGGTTCCTGTCGGGAGATGGGGCGGGCGACGGAGCGGCCGGCTGGAATTGTCGGGTTTGAGACCTTCGTTACTTCGGATCCAGGCGGCCTTGCCAGGACAGGAGTCGTCGCCCGAGTCGGCGAAGCGGTGCTGTGATTCCTCTGCTCCAG GAACATCCAGCTATGTGTTGTCCACTGTTGGAAATTCAACAAACATCTTATGGCATGAATGTCCAGTTGGAAAACGTGAAAGGCAGAAGTTATTGAGCCAAAAGGGATGTGTCATATGGATCACAGGTCTCAGTGGTTCAG GTAAAAGCACTCTTGCATGTGCTTTGAGTCGAGAGTTGCACTACAGAGGTCATCTTACTTACATCCTTGATGGTGACAATGTTAGACATGGCCTGAATCGAGATCTTAGTTTCAACGGAGAAGATCGTGCCGAAAACATACGCAGAGTTG GAGAAGTAGCAAAACTATTTGCGGATGCTGGTCTCATTTGTATAGCCAGTTTAATCTCTCCATATAGGAAGGAAAGAGATGCCTGCCGTGCAATGCTATCAGATTCTTCATTTATTGAG GTTTTTCTTAATATACCTTTGGAGGTCTGTGAGGCAAGAGATCCAAAAGGTTTATACAAGCTTGCACGAGCAGGAAAAATAAAAG GCTTTACTGGGGTAGACGATCCATATGAATCACCCTTGGATTGTGAG ATAGTAATACAACAGATCTGA
- the LOC135609841 gene encoding adenylyl-sulfate kinase 3-like isoform X1, producing MVECHSLRCCGDMFAPPTTKLGFRHAVVPVGRWGGRRSGRLELSGLRPSLLRIQAALPGQESSPESAKRCCDSSAPGTSSYVLSTVGNSTNILWHECPVGKRERQKLLSQKGCVIWITGLSGSGKSTLACALSRELHYRGHLTYILDGDNVRHGLNRDLSFNGEDRAENIRRVGEVAKLFADAGLICIASLISPYRKERDACRAMLSDSSFIEVFLNIPLEVCEARDPKGLYKLARAGKIKGFTGVDDPYESPLDCEIVIQQNDGKCPTPKAMAEQIISFLDNNGFLQA from the exons ATGGTCGAATGCCACTCGTTGCGCTGCTGTGGAGACATGTTCGCACCGCCAACGACGAAGCTAGGGTTCCGCCACGCCGTGGTTCCTGTCGGGAGATGGGGCGGGCGACGGAGCGGCCGGCTGGAATTGTCGGGTTTGAGACCTTCGTTACTTCGGATCCAGGCGGCCTTGCCAGGACAGGAGTCGTCGCCCGAGTCGGCGAAGCGGTGCTGTGATTCCTCTGCTCCAG GAACATCCAGCTATGTGTTGTCCACTGTTGGAAATTCAACAAACATCTTATGGCATGAATGTCCAGTTGGAAAACGTGAAAGGCAGAAGTTATTGAGCCAAAAGGGATGTGTCATATGGATCACAGGTCTCAGTGGTTCAG GTAAAAGCACTCTTGCATGTGCTTTGAGTCGAGAGTTGCACTACAGAGGTCATCTTACTTACATCCTTGATGGTGACAATGTTAGACATGGCCTGAATCGAGATCTTAGTTTCAACGGAGAAGATCGTGCCGAAAACATACGCAGAGTTG GAGAAGTAGCAAAACTATTTGCGGATGCTGGTCTCATTTGTATAGCCAGTTTAATCTCTCCATATAGGAAGGAAAGAGATGCCTGCCGTGCAATGCTATCAGATTCTTCATTTATTGAG GTTTTTCTTAATATACCTTTGGAGGTCTGTGAGGCAAGAGATCCAAAAGGTTTATACAAGCTTGCACGAGCAGGAAAAATAAAAG GCTTTACTGGGGTAGACGATCCATATGAATCACCCTTGGATTGTGAG ATAGTAATACAACAGAACGATGGCAAGTGTCCTACTCCAAAAGCTATGGCTGAGCAAATCATTTCGTTCCTCGACAACAATGGGTTTCTGCAGGCTTAA
- the LOC135609840 gene encoding splicing factor U2af large subunit B-like isoform X3: MADYGGRYEDNGDGYNEYGGGGGGGGGGASPLPRSSGFDVLGDPRSQYDSHEHERGSSKNRDRGRDRNRERDRNREREKDKERGKDRERERDKDHGRHHRDHKDRSERREHGRDRPEDHDQHRSRDRDSHRDRDRDGRHRHRSRSRSKGRSDHRSRSRSRSRSNSKRISGFDMAPPAAALLPVANSAGQLPVTTPAIPGMFPNMFPMATGQFQTIPMMPVQAMTQQATRHARRVYVGGLPPTANEQSVATFFSQVMSVIGGNTAGPGDAVVNVYINHEKKFAFVEMRSVEEASNAMALDGIIFEGAPVKVRRPSDYNPSLAAALGPSQPNPNLNLSAVGLTPGSAGGLEGPDRIFVGGLPYYFTEAQVRELLESFGPLRGFDLVKDRETGNSKGYAFCVYQDLSVTDIACAALNGIKMGDKTLTVRRANQGATQPRPEQESVLLQAQQQVALQKLVYQVGSLSTKVVCLTQVVSADELKDDEEYEDIMEDMRGEGGKYGNLVNVVIPRPGPNGEPAPGVGKVFLEYADVDGSNKARQALNGRKFGGNQVVATFYPESKFAQGEYDG, from the exons ATGGCGGATTACGGCGGGAGATACGAGGACAACGGCGATGGGTACAACGAGtacggtggtggcggcggcggcggcggcggcggggcttCCCCTCTGCCGAGGAGCAGCGGCTTCGACGTCCTCGGTGATCCCAGATCTCAG TATGATTCTCATGAACACGAGAGAGGGTCCTCAAAGAACAGAGATAGGGGCAGGGACAGGAACAGGGAGAGGGACAGGAACAGAGAGAGGGAGAAGGATAAGGAGCGGGGCAAGGATAGAGAACGGGAAAGGGACAAGGATCATGGTCGCCATCACAGAGATCACAAAGACCGAAGTGAAAGGAGGGAACATGGACGAGATAGACCCGAGGATCATGATCAGCACCGTAGCCGAGATCGTGATAG CCATCGGGATCGGGATAGGGATGGGCGTCATCGACATCGTTCTCGTTCTCGGTCTAAGGGTAGATCTGATCATAGGTCAAGATCTCGTTCACGTTCTAGATCTAACAG CAAACGTATCAGTGGCTTTGACATGGCTCCACCTGCAGCTGCCCTGCTACCTGTTGCAAATTCTGCTG GTCAGCTGCCAGTTACGACTCCAGCTATTCCTGGAATGTTTCCAAACATGTTCCCTATGGCAACTGGACAG TTTCAAACAATACCTATGATGCCAGTGCAAGCGATGACTCAGCAG GCTACTCGGCATGCTCGACGGGTGTATGTTGGTGGTCTTCCCCCTACTGCTAATGAGCAG TCTGTTGCAACTTTCTTTAGCCAGGTCATGTCTGTTATTGGAGGAAATACAGCCGGTCCAG GTGATGCGGTTGTTAATGTATATATAAACCATGAAAAAAAATTTGCATTTGTGGAAATGAGGTCTGTTGAAGAAGCAAGCAATGCAATGGCCTTGGATGGAATCATATTTGAG GGAGCACCAGTGAAAGTCAGAAGGCCAAGTGATTACAATCCTTCTCTTGCTGCTGCACTTGGCCCAAGCCAGCCAAACCCCAATCTTAATCTTTCTGCAGTTGGTCTGACGCCAGGTTCTGCTGGTGGACTTGAGGGTCCTGATCGCATCTTTGTTGGTGGTCTGCCATACTATTTTACTGAAGCACAAGTCAGGGAGTTGCTCGAGTCCTTTGGACCCCTTCGAGGTTTTGATCTTGTCAAGGACAGGGAAACTGGAAACTCCAAAGGTTATGCATTCTGTGTCTACCAAGATCTCTCTGTCACAGACATTGCATGTGCAGCTCTCAATGGAATCAAGATGGGTGATAAAACCCTTACTGTCAGACGTGCAAACCAGGGTGCAACCCAGCCGAGACCTGAGCAAGAAAGTGTGCTTTTGCAGGCACAGCAACAGGTAGCACTGCAG AAGCTTGTATACCAGGTGGGATCCCTTTCTACCAAGGTGGTATGTTTAACCCAGGTTGTCAGTGCAGATGAGCTGAAAGATGATGAGGAGTATGAAGACATAATGGAAGATATGAGGGGAGAAGGTGGAAAATATG GTAATCTGGTGAATGTTGTAATTCCTCGACCTGGACCCAACGGAGAGCCAGCCCCTGGAGTTGGAAAG GTATTTTTGGAGTATGCTGATGTTGATGGCTCTAATAAGGCTAGGCAGGCATTAAATGGTAGAAAATTTGGAGGAAATCAAGTTGTCGCAACTTTTTACCCTGAGAGCAAGTTTGCTCAAGGAGAATACGATGGGTAG
- the LOC135609840 gene encoding splicing factor U2af large subunit B-like isoform X2, protein MADYGGRYEDNGDGYNEYGGGGGGGGGGASPLPRSSGFDVLGDPRSQYDSHEHERGSSKNRDRGRDRNRERDRNREREKDKERGKDRERERDKDHGRHHRDHKDRSERREHGRDRPEDHDQHRSRDRDSHRDRDRDGRHRHRSRSRSKGRSDHRSRSRSRSRSNSKRISGFDMAPPAAALLPVANSAGNIGPLVPLCCQWASTNSCSFMNKEESVHWFDGQLPVTTPAIPGMFPNMFPMATGQFQTIPMMPVQAMTQQATRHARRVYVGGLPPTANEQSVATFFSQVMSVIGGNTAGPGDAVVNVYINHEKKFAFVEMRSVEEASNAMALDGIIFEGAPVKVRRPSDYNPSLAAALGPSQPNPNLNLSAVGLTPGSAGGLEGPDRIFVGGLPYYFTEAQVRELLESFGPLRGFDLVKDRETGNSKGYAFCVYQDLSVTDIACAALNGIKMGDKTLTVRRANQGATQPRPEQESVLLQAQQQVALQKLVYQVGSLSTKVVCLTQVVSADELKDDEEYEDIMEDMRGEGGKYGNLVNVVIPRPGPNGEPAPGVGKVFLEYADVDGSNKARQALNGRKFGGNQVVATFYPESKFAQGEYDG, encoded by the exons ATGGCGGATTACGGCGGGAGATACGAGGACAACGGCGATGGGTACAACGAGtacggtggtggcggcggcggcggcggcggcggggcttCCCCTCTGCCGAGGAGCAGCGGCTTCGACGTCCTCGGTGATCCCAGATCTCAG TATGATTCTCATGAACACGAGAGAGGGTCCTCAAAGAACAGAGATAGGGGCAGGGACAGGAACAGGGAGAGGGACAGGAACAGAGAGAGGGAGAAGGATAAGGAGCGGGGCAAGGATAGAGAACGGGAAAGGGACAAGGATCATGGTCGCCATCACAGAGATCACAAAGACCGAAGTGAAAGGAGGGAACATGGACGAGATAGACCCGAGGATCATGATCAGCACCGTAGCCGAGATCGTGATAG CCATCGGGATCGGGATAGGGATGGGCGTCATCGACATCGTTCTCGTTCTCGGTCTAAGGGTAGATCTGATCATAGGTCAAGATCTCGTTCACGTTCTAGATCTAACAG CAAACGTATCAGTGGCTTTGACATGGCTCCACCTGCAGCTGCCCTGCTACCTGTTGCAAATTCTGCTG GCAATATTGGGCCACTTGTCCCACTGTGCTGCCAATGGGCGTCAACCAACTCCTGTAGCTTTATGAACAAGGAGGAATCAGTGCACTGGTTTGATG GTCAGCTGCCAGTTACGACTCCAGCTATTCCTGGAATGTTTCCAAACATGTTCCCTATGGCAACTGGACAG TTTCAAACAATACCTATGATGCCAGTGCAAGCGATGACTCAGCAG GCTACTCGGCATGCTCGACGGGTGTATGTTGGTGGTCTTCCCCCTACTGCTAATGAGCAG TCTGTTGCAACTTTCTTTAGCCAGGTCATGTCTGTTATTGGAGGAAATACAGCCGGTCCAG GTGATGCGGTTGTTAATGTATATATAAACCATGAAAAAAAATTTGCATTTGTGGAAATGAGGTCTGTTGAAGAAGCAAGCAATGCAATGGCCTTGGATGGAATCATATTTGAG GGAGCACCAGTGAAAGTCAGAAGGCCAAGTGATTACAATCCTTCTCTTGCTGCTGCACTTGGCCCAAGCCAGCCAAACCCCAATCTTAATCTTTCTGCAGTTGGTCTGACGCCAGGTTCTGCTGGTGGACTTGAGGGTCCTGATCGCATCTTTGTTGGTGGTCTGCCATACTATTTTACTGAAGCACAAGTCAGGGAGTTGCTCGAGTCCTTTGGACCCCTTCGAGGTTTTGATCTTGTCAAGGACAGGGAAACTGGAAACTCCAAAGGTTATGCATTCTGTGTCTACCAAGATCTCTCTGTCACAGACATTGCATGTGCAGCTCTCAATGGAATCAAGATGGGTGATAAAACCCTTACTGTCAGACGTGCAAACCAGGGTGCAACCCAGCCGAGACCTGAGCAAGAAAGTGTGCTTTTGCAGGCACAGCAACAGGTAGCACTGCAG AAGCTTGTATACCAGGTGGGATCCCTTTCTACCAAGGTGGTATGTTTAACCCAGGTTGTCAGTGCAGATGAGCTGAAAGATGATGAGGAGTATGAAGACATAATGGAAGATATGAGGGGAGAAGGTGGAAAATATG GTAATCTGGTGAATGTTGTAATTCCTCGACCTGGACCCAACGGAGAGCCAGCCCCTGGAGTTGGAAAG GTATTTTTGGAGTATGCTGATGTTGATGGCTCTAATAAGGCTAGGCAGGCATTAAATGGTAGAAAATTTGGAGGAAATCAAGTTGTCGCAACTTTTTACCCTGAGAGCAAGTTTGCTCAAGGAGAATACGATGGGTAG
- the LOC135609840 gene encoding splicing factor U2af large subunit B-like isoform X1: MADYGGRYEDNGDGYNEYGGGGGGGGGGASPLPRSSGFDVLGDPRSQYDSHEHERGSSKNRDRGRDRNRERDRNREREKDKERGKDRERERDKDHGRHHRDHKDRSERREHGRDRPEDHDQHRSRDRDSHRDRDRDGRHRHRSRSRSKGRSDHRSRSRSRSRSNSKRISGFDMAPPAAALLPVANSAEGNIGPLVPLCCQWASTNSCSFMNKEESVHWFDGQLPVTTPAIPGMFPNMFPMATGQFQTIPMMPVQAMTQQATRHARRVYVGGLPPTANEQSVATFFSQVMSVIGGNTAGPGDAVVNVYINHEKKFAFVEMRSVEEASNAMALDGIIFEGAPVKVRRPSDYNPSLAAALGPSQPNPNLNLSAVGLTPGSAGGLEGPDRIFVGGLPYYFTEAQVRELLESFGPLRGFDLVKDRETGNSKGYAFCVYQDLSVTDIACAALNGIKMGDKTLTVRRANQGATQPRPEQESVLLQAQQQVALQKLVYQVGSLSTKVVCLTQVVSADELKDDEEYEDIMEDMRGEGGKYGNLVNVVIPRPGPNGEPAPGVGKVFLEYADVDGSNKARQALNGRKFGGNQVVATFYPESKFAQGEYDG; encoded by the exons ATGGCGGATTACGGCGGGAGATACGAGGACAACGGCGATGGGTACAACGAGtacggtggtggcggcggcggcggcggcggcggggcttCCCCTCTGCCGAGGAGCAGCGGCTTCGACGTCCTCGGTGATCCCAGATCTCAG TATGATTCTCATGAACACGAGAGAGGGTCCTCAAAGAACAGAGATAGGGGCAGGGACAGGAACAGGGAGAGGGACAGGAACAGAGAGAGGGAGAAGGATAAGGAGCGGGGCAAGGATAGAGAACGGGAAAGGGACAAGGATCATGGTCGCCATCACAGAGATCACAAAGACCGAAGTGAAAGGAGGGAACATGGACGAGATAGACCCGAGGATCATGATCAGCACCGTAGCCGAGATCGTGATAG CCATCGGGATCGGGATAGGGATGGGCGTCATCGACATCGTTCTCGTTCTCGGTCTAAGGGTAGATCTGATCATAGGTCAAGATCTCGTTCACGTTCTAGATCTAACAG CAAACGTATCAGTGGCTTTGACATGGCTCCACCTGCAGCTGCCCTGCTACCTGTTGCAAATTCTGCTG AAGGCAATATTGGGCCACTTGTCCCACTGTGCTGCCAATGGGCGTCAACCAACTCCTGTAGCTTTATGAACAAGGAGGAATCAGTGCACTGGTTTGATG GTCAGCTGCCAGTTACGACTCCAGCTATTCCTGGAATGTTTCCAAACATGTTCCCTATGGCAACTGGACAG TTTCAAACAATACCTATGATGCCAGTGCAAGCGATGACTCAGCAG GCTACTCGGCATGCTCGACGGGTGTATGTTGGTGGTCTTCCCCCTACTGCTAATGAGCAG TCTGTTGCAACTTTCTTTAGCCAGGTCATGTCTGTTATTGGAGGAAATACAGCCGGTCCAG GTGATGCGGTTGTTAATGTATATATAAACCATGAAAAAAAATTTGCATTTGTGGAAATGAGGTCTGTTGAAGAAGCAAGCAATGCAATGGCCTTGGATGGAATCATATTTGAG GGAGCACCAGTGAAAGTCAGAAGGCCAAGTGATTACAATCCTTCTCTTGCTGCTGCACTTGGCCCAAGCCAGCCAAACCCCAATCTTAATCTTTCTGCAGTTGGTCTGACGCCAGGTTCTGCTGGTGGACTTGAGGGTCCTGATCGCATCTTTGTTGGTGGTCTGCCATACTATTTTACTGAAGCACAAGTCAGGGAGTTGCTCGAGTCCTTTGGACCCCTTCGAGGTTTTGATCTTGTCAAGGACAGGGAAACTGGAAACTCCAAAGGTTATGCATTCTGTGTCTACCAAGATCTCTCTGTCACAGACATTGCATGTGCAGCTCTCAATGGAATCAAGATGGGTGATAAAACCCTTACTGTCAGACGTGCAAACCAGGGTGCAACCCAGCCGAGACCTGAGCAAGAAAGTGTGCTTTTGCAGGCACAGCAACAGGTAGCACTGCAG AAGCTTGTATACCAGGTGGGATCCCTTTCTACCAAGGTGGTATGTTTAACCCAGGTTGTCAGTGCAGATGAGCTGAAAGATGATGAGGAGTATGAAGACATAATGGAAGATATGAGGGGAGAAGGTGGAAAATATG GTAATCTGGTGAATGTTGTAATTCCTCGACCTGGACCCAACGGAGAGCCAGCCCCTGGAGTTGGAAAG GTATTTTTGGAGTATGCTGATGTTGATGGCTCTAATAAGGCTAGGCAGGCATTAAATGGTAGAAAATTTGGAGGAAATCAAGTTGTCGCAACTTTTTACCCTGAGAGCAAGTTTGCTCAAGGAGAATACGATGGGTAG
- the LOC103981154 gene encoding pseudouridine kinase — MESAARRRLESIGRHLLPPRILSRDLHLNPVSLTESNAVGSSPVIIGGMILDIHAKPFTDPVPGTTNPGEVQYVSGGVARNIAECMSKLGTRPFMISAVGFDMAGEMLLRYWKSAGLSTEGILQSKSIRTPVVSIVFDSSGELAAAVASVEAVEKFLTPEFIKQFQSYICSAPMLILDANLHPKSIEFACQIAAAAGIPVWFEPVSVKKSTRIATVVNYITCASPNEKELIAMANALSSRKQFKFHCESTKGQRQSVESLFQMLKPAICFLLDKGIKLLVVTLGPDGVFLCIREWPRFKSHDLKSSKLDGLGRMSHEFVDESCSLKQNCTTISGQLGFKSYAFHFPALHASVVSLTGAGDCLVAGILASISSGFDMMRSVAVGIAVAKAAVESETNVPAEFFLHNIAGEAKIILSGVKQLPL, encoded by the exons ATGGAGAGTGCTGCGCGCAGGCGGTTGGAATCGATCGGTCGCCATCTCCTCCCTCCCCGAATCCTCTCCCGGGACCTTCATCTG AATCCGGTTAGTTTGACGGAATCAAACGCCGTTGGCTCTTCGCCTGTTATAATCGGTGGGATGATTTTGGACATCCACGCCAAGCCTTTCACTGATCCGGTTCCCGGAACCACTAACCCCGGGGAG GTTCAGTATGTAAGTGGAGGAGTCGCAAGAAATATTGCTGAATGTATGTCAAAACTTGGAACTAGACCTTTCATGATCAGTGCTGTTGGAtttgacatggcag gagAGATGCTACTGAGGTATTGGAAATCTGCTGGACTTTCTACAGAAG GAATCCTGCAGTCAAAGAGTATCAGAACTCCTGTTGTTTCAATTGTATTTGATTCCAGTGGAGAGTTAGCAGCTGCTGTTGCAAGTGTTGAGGCTGTT GAAAAGTTTCTGACTCCAGAATTCATCAAGCAATTTCAGAGCTATATATGCTCTGCACCAATGTTAATTCTTGATGCAAATTTGCACCCAAAATCGATTGAATTTGCTTGTCAAA TTGCAGCAGCAGCTGGTATCCCAGTATGGTTTGAGCCTGTCTCAGTGAAAAAGTCTACAAGAATTGCAACTGTTGTGAATTAT ATAACTTGTGCTTCTCCGAATGAAAAAGAGCTTATTGCAATGGCAAATGCTCTATCATCCAGGAAACAGTTCAAATTTCACTGCGAATCAACTAAAGGACAACGACAGTCTGTTGAATCTCTGTTTCAAATGCTGAAACCAGCAATATGTTTTTTGCTCGACAAAGGTATTAAACTGCTTGTTGTGACTCTTGGCCCAGATGGTGTTTTCTTATGTATTAGAGAATGGCCAAGGTTTAAAAGTCATGATTTGAAGAGCAGCAAATTGGACGGTCTTGGGAGGATGTCACATGAATTTGTGGATGAAAGCTGCTCCCTGAAGCAAAATTGCACCACAATATCTGGACAGCTTGGTTTCAAGTCTTATGCGTTTCATTTTCCTGCACTTCACGCATCAGTGGTGAGCTTAACAGGAGCAGGTGACTGCTTGGTTGCTGGAATCCTTGCATCCATTTCCTCTGGTTTCGACATGATGCGAAGTGTCGCAGTGGGCATTGCTGTTGCAAAAGCAGCAGTTGAGAGTGAAACGAATGTTCCAGCTGAATTCTTTTTACACAATATTGCAG GTGAAGCGAAGATCATTCTCTCGGGGGTTAAACAACTTCCCTTATGA
- the LOC103981155 gene encoding small ribosomal subunit protein uS10c, with translation MAASSSLSATLALPPLSIRASLSPKPRCLSFSPQCSNPLISLRSRVPSSPRAPAAAAEAVGAEQTPDAAGASIGFEVEDKSAVALDVDADADKMAPKQKIRIKLRSYWVSLMEDSCKQILEAARTTNAKTMGPVPLPTKRRVYCVLKSPHVHKDSRFHFEIRTHQRLIDILYPTAQTIDSLMQLDLPAGVDVEVKL, from the exons ATGGCCGCGTCTTCCTCGCTATCCGCGACGCTCGCCCTCCCTCCTCTCTCCATTCGCGCTTCCCTCTCTCCGAAGCCCAGATGCCTCTCCTTCTCGCCGCAATGCTCGAATCCTCTCATCTCCCTCCGCTCCCGCGTCCCCTCTTCGCCGCGCGCCCCCGCTGCCGCCGCGGAGGCTGTCGGGGCTGAGCAAACCCCAGATGCAGCGGGGGCTTCGATCGGCTTCGAG GTTGAGGATAAATCTGCCGTGGCTCTCGATGTCGATGCGGATGCCGATAAG ATGGCGCCGAAGCAGAAAATAAGAATCAAGCTGAGGTCCTACTGGGTGTCGTTGATGGAGGACTCATGCAAGCAGATCCTGGAAGCTGCTAGAACAACCAACGCCAAGACCATGGGTCCAGTTCCCCTTCCCACAAAGAGGAGAGTTTATTGTGTCCTCAAGTCACCCCATGTTCACAAGGATTCCCGTTTCCATTTCGAGATTCGGACTCACCAGCGGCTAATCGATATCTTGTATCCGACCGCCCAAACGATCGACTCGCTAATGCAGCTTGACCTTCCAGCCGGTGTGGATGTGGAGGTCAAGCTATGA